A genome region from Rhodothermia bacterium includes the following:
- the xth gene encoding exodeoxyribonuclease III, with protein MSDTKKLISWNVNGIRSVVQKGFAEWFLKTAPDVLCLQEIKATEAQVPASVLKPEGWHTLWHPAEKAGYSGTALFTKEIPENLQTGLGDPQFDTEGRTITAWFRHFILVNAYFPSGRRDLSRVPYKLAYNQAFLDHVNRLRSSDPRPVIFCGDVNIAHQPIDLARPKGNQKTSGFLPEERVWVDHFQNAGFRDTFRHLHPEKEGAYSWWSNLAGARGKNIGWRIDYFFVEERLLPQVQDAFIWPEVLGSDHCPIGIELAGI; from the coding sequence ATGTCCGATACCAAAAAACTGATTTCTTGGAATGTCAATGGCATTCGCTCGGTGGTGCAAAAAGGCTTTGCCGAATGGTTTCTAAAAACTGCGCCCGATGTCCTTTGCCTGCAAGAAATAAAAGCTACGGAGGCTCAAGTTCCGGCCTCTGTACTAAAACCCGAAGGCTGGCACACCTTGTGGCATCCCGCCGAAAAAGCGGGCTATTCTGGAACAGCCCTTTTTACGAAGGAAATACCGGAAAACCTCCAAACAGGCTTGGGCGATCCACAATTTGATACCGAAGGCCGTACCATTACCGCTTGGTTCCGCCATTTCATCTTGGTCAATGCGTACTTCCCCAGTGGCCGCCGAGACTTGAGCCGCGTACCGTATAAATTGGCCTACAACCAAGCCTTTCTCGACCATGTGAACCGCCTCCGTAGCTCCGATCCACGCCCCGTTATTTTTTGCGGCGATGTCAACATAGCCCATCAACCCATAGACTTGGCGCGTCCCAAAGGCAACCAAAAAACCTCTGGCTTCTTGCCGGAAGAACGGGTTTGGGTGGATCATTTCCAAAATGCTGGTTTTAGGGACACCTTCCGGCATCTGCACCCAGAAAAAGAGGGCGCTTATTCGTGGTGGTCTAACTTAGCTGGCGCAAGAGGCAAAAATATTGGCTGGCGAATAGATTATTTTTTTGTAGAGGAACGCCTCCTGCCCCAAGTGCAAGACGCCTTTATCTGGCCAGAGGTTTTGGGCAGTGACCATTGCCCCATCGGGATTGAATTGGCGGGGATTTAA
- a CDS encoding PorT family protein: MMKKKSRNWMWWQSLFRSKILLPTFLFFQLATAQQYGIGARLGIAQTRFWNDPDTKFTATTRTVTGLILYHQSNDRLAFQAEALYAPKGAQLYDPTLFPDVNLFRFDMAYLDVPVMALVDLKPDAAIAPQVHVGPQISFLMDARTKAGIKGQKEWVEDNADESVRSIDLGSVAGIGLRFRRQQYMWMLDARYHLGILDLVKNDTNPKRNQGVSVSLGIMF; encoded by the coding sequence ATGATGAAGAAGAAGAGCAGGAATTGGATGTGGTGGCAGAGCCTATTCCGCAGTAAAATCCTTCTGCCCACTTTCCTTTTTTTTCAACTTGCAACCGCCCAACAATATGGGATTGGCGCAAGATTGGGAATAGCGCAAACGCGGTTTTGGAATGATCCAGACACCAAATTCACCGCCACAACCCGTACCGTTACTGGACTCATCCTCTATCATCAGTCCAACGACCGCTTGGCCTTTCAGGCAGAAGCCCTCTATGCACCCAAAGGAGCACAACTTTATGACCCCACCCTCTTTCCGGATGTCAACTTGTTCCGCTTTGACATGGCTTACTTGGATGTACCTGTGATGGCACTTGTAGATTTAAAACCAGATGCCGCTATTGCGCCGCAAGTTCATGTTGGCCCACAAATTTCTTTCCTGATGGATGCGCGCACCAAAGCCGGCATAAAAGGCCAAAAAGAATGGGTGGAAGACAATGCCGATGAGTCCGTCAGGAGCATAGATTTGGGAAGTGTTGCTGGAATTGGGTTGCGCTTCCGGCGCCAGCAGTATATGTGGATGCTGGATGCAAGGTATCATCTGGGCATTTTAGACTTGGTAAAAAATGACACCAACCCCAAGCGCAATCAGGGCGTTTCTGTTTCGCTTGGTATTATGTTCTAA
- a CDS encoding YafY family transcriptional regulator has product MFVRRDTPEERKTTQEDRTLNKTDRLFALLILIQSRPNMTTRQLAEHFGVSRRTIFRDLQSLEKSGVPLTYAGESGGYEILEGYQLPPLMLTGREAAVLLLGTNFVKLQTDASLQKDADEVALKIKSILPQGIRDYIGRILQRTVLDPYWLNTVTNARQDDAESGKWVQVSEAIAHRNPLFVRYHVASREETTRRRIDPLGLIYYSDHWTLVGFCHLRKDIRSFRLDQMEEVYTMSERFSAHEKFDLQTYLEEKGMGRRMRIVLRFSKKIYAQARRRIPARIEEERTGETDKTVVFYFENLYYIANWLLQFGTNVQIVEPAALREAFGLLLGKMQTVLQDSVSVT; this is encoded by the coding sequence ATGTTCGTCCGACGTGACACCCCTGAAGAAAGAAAGACTACCCAAGAGGATCGAACGCTGAACAAAACCGATCGCTTGTTTGCTTTGTTAATCTTGATCCAAAGCCGTCCCAATATGACGACCCGTCAGTTGGCCGAGCATTTTGGGGTGAGCCGTCGCACCATTTTCAGGGACTTACAGAGCCTAGAAAAATCGGGCGTACCACTTACCTATGCTGGAGAATCGGGCGGGTACGAGATTTTGGAGGGCTATCAACTCCCACCCTTGATGCTTACGGGACGTGAAGCCGCTGTTTTGCTCCTCGGAACCAATTTCGTGAAACTCCAGACGGATGCTTCCCTGCAAAAAGATGCCGATGAGGTCGCGCTAAAAATAAAATCTATCCTACCACAAGGGATTCGGGACTACATAGGCCGCATTTTGCAACGAACGGTACTCGATCCCTATTGGCTGAATACGGTGACCAATGCCCGCCAAGACGATGCAGAGTCGGGAAAATGGGTACAGGTCTCGGAAGCTATTGCACACCGGAACCCGCTGTTTGTGCGCTATCATGTGGCCAGCCGCGAAGAAACCACACGCCGCAGAATTGACCCGCTTGGCCTGATTTATTACTCGGATCACTGGACATTGGTGGGGTTTTGTCATTTGCGGAAGGACATTCGCTCGTTTCGGTTAGACCAGATGGAAGAGGTTTATACCATGAGTGAGCGCTTTTCCGCACATGAGAAATTTGACCTTCAGACGTATTTAGAAGAAAAAGGCATGGGACGCCGCATGAGGATTGTGTTACGGTTCTCTAAAAAAATCTATGCGCAGGCACGGAGGAGGATTCCAGCACGGATTGAAGAAGAACGGACGGGTGAGACCGATAAGACCGTTGTCTTTTACTTTGAAAATCTATATTATATTGCCAATTGGCTGCTCCAATTTGGAACCAACGTGCAAATCGTGGAGCCGGCAGCCCTCCGTGAGGCATTTGGCCTTTTACTGGGTAAAATGCAAACCGTCTTGCAAGACTCGGTATCCGTGACCTAA
- a CDS encoding class I SAM-dependent methyltransferase: MFYDPIKDRMGAFFSRRPLLQRLFYAGLDMVFLRTWHVKKHIRQTFRDWPSDKPLRILDAGTGFGQYVWFLVRNFPQAQILAVDVKEDYLENAKRFLDQTPYAQQVRWAWADLTDFHSEERFDFILSVDVMEHIEDDEAVFRNFAGVLADGGCVLINTPSDLGGSDAEIEGESFISEHVRDGYNLHELHEKLRRAGLAPFGSVYTYGRYGSLAWRLLLKYPMKMLGKSRFLAVVLPVYYLFALPIGLVLNWLDVRVHNPQGTGVLVMSNKG; the protein is encoded by the coding sequence ATGTTTTATGACCCCATAAAAGACCGAATGGGCGCTTTTTTTAGCCGTCGCCCATTGCTCCAACGCCTGTTTTATGCCGGTTTGGATATGGTCTTCTTGCGTACTTGGCACGTTAAAAAACACATCCGCCAAACGTTTCGGGATTGGCCAAGCGATAAACCATTGCGCATTTTGGATGCCGGAACAGGGTTTGGGCAATACGTTTGGTTCTTGGTGCGCAACTTCCCGCAAGCCCAAATTCTGGCGGTAGATGTGAAGGAGGATTATTTGGAGAACGCAAAACGGTTTTTAGACCAAACCCCATACGCCCAACAAGTGCGATGGGCATGGGCAGACCTTACCGATTTTCATTCCGAAGAACGCTTCGATTTTATCTTGTCGGTAGATGTGATGGAACACATCGAGGACGACGAGGCGGTCTTTCGAAATTTTGCGGGGGTCTTGGCCGATGGCGGCTGCGTACTCATCAATACACCGTCCGATTTGGGTGGCTCCGATGCCGAAATAGAGGGCGAAAGCTTCATCAGTGAACACGTCCGCGATGGTTATAACCTGCACGAATTGCATGAAAAGCTTCGACGTGCCGGATTAGCACCCTTTGGGTCGGTCTATACCTATGGCCGTTATGGTTCTTTGGCATGGCGTTTATTGTTGAAATATCCGATGAAGATGCTGGGTAAAAGTCGGTTCTTAGCGGTTGTTTTGCCGGTCTATTATTTGTTTGCCTTGCCGATTGGCTTGGTGTTGAATTGGTTAGACGTTCGTGTCCACAATCCACAAGGAACGGGTGTTTTAGTGATGTCAAATAAAGGTTAA